The Lagopus muta isolate bLagMut1 chromosome 4, bLagMut1 primary, whole genome shotgun sequence genome has a window encoding:
- the LOC125692734 gene encoding 5-hydroxytryptamine receptor 7-like isoform X2, whose protein sequence is MLLRGSPRRFLEHHLLFVENAEQQYPARESLPNPFMTEEPSVPAEPDLPSSNHTNATDCGEEILLYGDTEKIVIGAVLSIIILMTIAGNGLVIISVCIVKKLRQPSNYLVVSLAAADLSVAFAVMPFVTITDLVGGEWLFGKVFCNVFIAMDVMCCTASIMTLCIISVDRYLGITRPLTYPVRQNGKLMAKMVFIVWLLSASITLPPLFGWAKNVTVERVCLISQDFGYTVYSTGVAFYIPMAVMLVMYSRIYKAAKVSAEKHRFMNFSKHYEEEGVYCLEASSRGHPSSKRTKAVEECATLSKLLRQDRKNISIFKREQKAARTLGIIVGAFTFCWLPFFLMSTARPFICGIHCSCLPLRLERTLLWLGYTNSLINPLIYAFFNRDLRTTFWNLLRCRYRNINRRLSAASMHEALKATERHECIL, encoded by the exons ATGTTGCTGAGGGGCAGCCCCCGGCGGTTTCTGGAGCACCATCTTCTCTTTGTGGAGAACGCAGAGCAGCAGTACCCAGCTCGGGAGTCGCTCCCGAATCCATTCATGACTGAGGAACCCTCCGTCCCTGCCGAGCCAGACCTGCCTTCCTCCAACCACACCAACGCAACGGACTGCGGCGAGGAGATCCTGCTCTATGGGGACACTGAGAAGATCGTCATTGGAGCTGTGCTCTCCATCATCATCCTCATGACCATCGCAGGCAACGGTCTGGTCATCATCTCTGTCTGCATTGTCAAGAAGCTCCGGCAGCCATCCAACTACCTGGTGGTGTCCCTCGCTGCCGCTGACCTTTCAGTGGCCTTCGCTGTCATGCCCTTTGTGACCATCACGGACCTGGTGGGGGGAGAGTGGCTCTTTGGGAAGGTGTTTTGCAACGTGTTCATCGCCATGGATGTCATGTGCTGCACTGCCTCCATCATGACCCTGTGCATCATCAGCGTGGACAG GTACCTGGGTATCACTCGGCCACTGACGTATCCCGTGAGACAAAACGGGAAGCTGATGGCCAAGATGGTCTTCATCGTTTGGCTCCTGTCCGCCTCCATCACGCTTCCTCCTCTTTTTGGCTGGGCTAAGAACGTCACCGTGGAAAGAGTCTGCCTGATCAGCCAGGACTTTGGGTACACCGTCTATTCCACAGGGGTCGCCTTCTACATCCCCATGGCGGTCATGCTCGTCATGTACAGCCGGATCTACAAAGCTGCCAAGGTGAGCGCTGAGAAGCACCGCTTCATGAACTTCTCCAAGCACTACGAAGAGGAGGGTGTCTACTGCCTGGAGGCCTCCAGCCGCGGCCATCCCAGCTCCAAGCGCACCAAGGCGGTGGAGGAATGTGCCACTCTCTCCAAACTGCTCCGGCAAGACCGGAAGAATATTTCCATCTTCAAACGGGAACAAAAAGCAGCCAGGACCCTTGGTATAATCGTGGGGGCTTTTACATTTTGTTGGCTGCCGTTCTTCCTTATGTCAACGGCTCGGCCTTTTATCTGTGGTATACACTGCAGCTGCCTGCCCCTGAGGCTGGAGAGGACTCTGCTCTGGTTGGGATACACCAACTCCCTCATCAATCCCTTAATTTATGCTTTCTTTAACCGAGACTTGAGGACTACCTTCTGGAACCTTCTGAGGTGCAGGTACAGGAATATCAACAGGAGACTTTCTGCCGCCAGCATGCACGAGGCCCTGAAAGCCACAGAGAGACACGAATGCATCCTGTAG
- the LOC125692734 gene encoding 5-hydroxytryptamine receptor 7-like isoform X1 has protein sequence MVLHSPRAVLHPKHRAQGWLLDFQLCPPAFPLVSLLGESLCHCPLQRAQSMLLRGSPRRFLEHHLLFVENAEQQYPARESLPNPFMTEEPSVPAEPDLPSSNHTNATDCGEEILLYGDTEKIVIGAVLSIIILMTIAGNGLVIISVCIVKKLRQPSNYLVVSLAAADLSVAFAVMPFVTITDLVGGEWLFGKVFCNVFIAMDVMCCTASIMTLCIISVDRYLGITRPLTYPVRQNGKLMAKMVFIVWLLSASITLPPLFGWAKNVTVERVCLISQDFGYTVYSTGVAFYIPMAVMLVMYSRIYKAAKVSAEKHRFMNFSKHYEEEGVYCLEASSRGHPSSKRTKAVEECATLSKLLRQDRKNISIFKREQKAARTLGIIVGAFTFCWLPFFLMSTARPFICGIHCSCLPLRLERTLLWLGYTNSLINPLIYAFFNRDLRTTFWNLLRCRYRNINRRLSAASMHEALKATERHECIL, from the exons ATGGtcctgcacagccccagagcTGTGTTGCACCCGAAGCACCGCGCTCAGGGATGGCTGCTCGACTTCCAGCTGTGCCCCCCAGCTTTTCCACTG GTGTCACTGCTGGGAGAAAGCCTGTGCCATTGCCCGCTGCAGAGAGCTCAGAGCATGTTGCTGAGGGGCAGCCCCCGGCGGTTTCTGGAGCACCATCTTCTCTTTGTGGAGAACGCAGAGCAGCAGTACCCAGCTCGGGAGTCGCTCCCGAATCCATTCATGACTGAGGAACCCTCCGTCCCTGCCGAGCCAGACCTGCCTTCCTCCAACCACACCAACGCAACGGACTGCGGCGAGGAGATCCTGCTCTATGGGGACACTGAGAAGATCGTCATTGGAGCTGTGCTCTCCATCATCATCCTCATGACCATCGCAGGCAACGGTCTGGTCATCATCTCTGTCTGCATTGTCAAGAAGCTCCGGCAGCCATCCAACTACCTGGTGGTGTCCCTCGCTGCCGCTGACCTTTCAGTGGCCTTCGCTGTCATGCCCTTTGTGACCATCACGGACCTGGTGGGGGGAGAGTGGCTCTTTGGGAAGGTGTTTTGCAACGTGTTCATCGCCATGGATGTCATGTGCTGCACTGCCTCCATCATGACCCTGTGCATCATCAGCGTGGACAG GTACCTGGGTATCACTCGGCCACTGACGTATCCCGTGAGACAAAACGGGAAGCTGATGGCCAAGATGGTCTTCATCGTTTGGCTCCTGTCCGCCTCCATCACGCTTCCTCCTCTTTTTGGCTGGGCTAAGAACGTCACCGTGGAAAGAGTCTGCCTGATCAGCCAGGACTTTGGGTACACCGTCTATTCCACAGGGGTCGCCTTCTACATCCCCATGGCGGTCATGCTCGTCATGTACAGCCGGATCTACAAAGCTGCCAAGGTGAGCGCTGAGAAGCACCGCTTCATGAACTTCTCCAAGCACTACGAAGAGGAGGGTGTCTACTGCCTGGAGGCCTCCAGCCGCGGCCATCCCAGCTCCAAGCGCACCAAGGCGGTGGAGGAATGTGCCACTCTCTCCAAACTGCTCCGGCAAGACCGGAAGAATATTTCCATCTTCAAACGGGAACAAAAAGCAGCCAGGACCCTTGGTATAATCGTGGGGGCTTTTACATTTTGTTGGCTGCCGTTCTTCCTTATGTCAACGGCTCGGCCTTTTATCTGTGGTATACACTGCAGCTGCCTGCCCCTGAGGCTGGAGAGGACTCTGCTCTGGTTGGGATACACCAACTCCCTCATCAATCCCTTAATTTATGCTTTCTTTAACCGAGACTTGAGGACTACCTTCTGGAACCTTCTGAGGTGCAGGTACAGGAATATCAACAGGAGACTTTCTGCCGCCAGCATGCACGAGGCCCTGAAAGCCACAGAGAGACACGAATGCATCCTGTAG